The DNA sequence ggcactatgaacacttttttctacacaaattaaaattttttcaaaaaccgattatacttttttttagatgacttacttttttattattctttacgCACAATGGCCATTTCGGGCAGGCTGCCCATCTTCAGGAGACTGAACTGGtatggaaaagttaaaaattcggCGTGAAGATAGCCACGTCGGCGCGGTTATTATCACGACTCTGGTTCCCTAGATCAGCTAATCTCACTTCAGATTTTATCACTGCATTCTTGTATGATTTGAGCAAGATTGGCGGTGTTGTCAATGTCGTCACATAGCTCTCTAACTGAGTGTTAAGGAGCTCTTTATTTTTATGCCGGTCTATTTCTAATTGTTCaagtacatttaattttttgcctttATTACACTCAATCAACGTACACATAAAACAGCTTATAATACGGAGCTAAATTCTATAAGAAAACATAGCTGAAAACAATGGCTACAATATGAAGGACATCCTGAAAATAATCAGAAGGAaagctgaaaagaaaaaagaaaaactcctATTTGGCGGGAAAACGGTAAACGATCTAGCTTGGATTTCAATCCCTTTCATTACTTAATAACCTGtcagataaaataaaaaggttCACCAAGAACAAATTGCAGACAACATACAGCAATCCAAAAAATCTAGGTAACCTACTTATCAATGCAGGTGAAAAAATAGACCCACTTAAAAAAGTGGCGGCTACAAGATTGTTTGTGAATGTGGAAAAATGTACATACATGGGTCAAACAGGACATACAGTACAAATAAGATTTCCAGAacataaaaataatgcaaataataaaaggaaaaatcattCCTCAATATCAGACCATCTGAAGGACTCTAATTGCAACCCAGTTAAGTGCAAAGTAAACCTAATTAGAGAGTGTAATgaaggcaaaaaattaaatttacttgAACAATTAGAAATAGACCAGCATACAAATGAAGAGCTCCTTAACACTCAATTGGATAGCTATGTGACAACATTGACAACACCGCCAATCTTGCTCAAATCATACAAGAATGCAGTGATAGAATCTGAAGTGAGTTTAGCTGATCGAGGGAACCAGAGTCATGATAATAACTGTGCAGATGCGGCTATCTTCACGccgaattttttacttttccatACCAGTTCAGTCACTTGAAGATGGGCAGCCTGCCCAAAATGGCCATTGTGcgtaaagaataataaaaaagtaagtCATCTAAGTATgatcggtttttgaaaaaattttaattcgtCTACAAAGTAAAGGATTAATcaacataatttaaaatttagctATTTCATCATTAGATAAATGTCTCTCTAGATTAACTTAATTAAATCTGGTCAAAAATGTTTATACTCGTGAACTTTTGAATAATTTATCACTATGAAATGAAGAATCAAGCGAAAATGTGAGCGAAAGAGTGAAAAGTACAAATATAATGgaacagttttttaaaaaattatttcttttataaATGATTGTTATCTTTTCTTTCGCTAACCATTTTCAAAGGAACAGTGGGACCAAGCGATAAAGTCAAAAAGCTACAAAGTaaataattattgaaaaatattaacagaGGTGTACCATGGGTATTTTCACTGCGTTTCCCGAACTGCTTTCACTGGATCCAGCGCCCTTCTCATGAGGGGCAGTCTTGCACTCTGATTCGTCAGAATCATAATCTGAGTCTTCTGATAGGTGAATAACAAACTTCTCAACAACAGGGatcttaaaattggaaatagaGCTTAAATGTTTGCTATCTTCTACTTGGCTAGGTGGctcataaaaattattaaacacGTATTTTGATTGGAAACTATCACAATGTATTAAGCCAGATTTATTGGcggaatttttaagattttgagcAACTGTCTTTGTTGAGTTAACGGTTCGGTACTTAGAATTAACAATTAATTTAGAAGACTGGCTTGTTTTACTATTACTAGAAATCTTCCCTGGAGATTTAGAAATTAAGGAACTAGATGCTTTGTTGATTAAATTTGACTCAGTTAAAAGGTCATTACTGTTTTCTAACTTCTGTTTTAGTAATTTTGATACTAATAAACTACGCAAGGCTAGTTCATAATTTTCACTCGCTTCTTCGTCCAGTAGACTGTTGTCTATTGTTGCAACTGAAGTTTCTTTCTTCAAATCAGCTTCATCTTGAGGACCATCCATTTCTTTATCTTCTCTTTGCTCGTTGATGATTTCTTCCGCTGGCAGTGGAGACGGAATCCTGTCTATAACACTGGATGTTCTTTGATTTCTTGATATTGCTGCATTGGAAGAACAGCTTTGATCTGAGTCCACACTAGGGGATAATGGAGTATCTACGAAACTTTGGATAGGACCAGAATGAGAGGATAGCATGTCGGGCGAATTATTCTTTTGGCTGACTTCTTTTTCTGAGCTGGAcgatgcaatttttgtcaaagaaCTTTCTGGTTGTTCGATTTCCCCTTCCATGGGTGATTGAAAGGCACTCTGGTTTTCTCCTGGTTTTGTTTTTCCATACTTCCTTTGCAGCCACGTTTTTAGAGCACTTATTCTCAGTCGcagttcttcttcttcctcactGTCCGTGTCATTATTTTGTTGTTGCGGTTTCAAGTCCTCCGATTTATCAGACTTTGAGTCAACACTGCTTAAATCTTCGTCTTCACTACAACTCATGGGTATACAGTCGTAGTTTTCCGAGACTAGATCACTCTTATTGGCTAGGGCAGCACGCAGCTCTAATGTTTCTGAGTCTTGAAGGGTATTGTAATCGAACGGAGTAAAAGTCTCAGGTGAATACACATCATTTTGGTCGGATTTATTGTTGTATGATAGGTAAGACTGGGAAAGATTTTTGGGAGCAATGGTGGTATCAAAATCTTTCACTTCGCAAGCCTGGCCACAAATTTCCGATGTTCCATCAATGTGAATAATGGGAGTATGTTTAAGGGGCTCCGAATTACAGAATATTTTGGCAGTTTCGGATAGAGTGCCACTACTGGGAGGTTCCGTTATATTTTGACAGTTGCGGTTATAGGTTGTAATTGGATCACTGGCTGCTACTATATCTGAGCTAGATGCTGAGAGCTTTGTATGATGGACTGACGGTGCTTTGGCATTTTGGTTTGTAACAAAGTCATCAGAGCCACCATCAGTGACATCAGAGAGTGTGGTAGAGAACATAGGACTTTTGACATCATGGTCCACACTTAGGTCAGTGGAGCTAACATCTGATATAAGATTAATTACTTGAGGTTTTTCATTCttcccatttttttcctttaaaattacacTCGCAGGGTTGATGTCACCTGCATAGAGCAATTTTGCAAGCAATGGATTTCCCTCAACAGGTACGTGATACTGTTTCGGTTCAACGCATGTTTTCTTTGAGCTACGCCACTCATTACTCAGGCTCTCACATGAGCTGTACTTATTAGAGCTTCTAACAggctttttccgtttttttggTGAGGTTAGAAGATCTATACTACGGTTCCAGTCTTCATAGATTTTGTCTGCTTTTTTTCTCCTGCGATGGTGATGAGATTTGTGCCGTGGTCGGTCGCCTCTGCTCTTCGCGGAATCGGCAAGCCCTGGGATTTGGATGACAAGTTTGGTCCCATCgaaatcaacttttttattttcctttgatttgtTAAGTTTTTTCTTGGGGGAAGGACTATGAACAGGAAATAGAAGGATATCGGAACCTGTAACTAAAGATAAGTAAATTAATGCAGTGGAAAAAGTGTAGCACTCTTCAATTGATGCTATTGGGCAGAAAAAGCAGAGAATTAGTCTCACTATGGTTGGTTtcactggaatagttttgtcgctgtaacagacaacacattgtTCGGTCATGTACTTTtggtagaaatgataatcactcgaaattttttgcattaatcttcaaagggtttcgtattataacgctttctaatgatttattgctctacttctcaattggattacattttgcaataaggaaccactatttctggctcattttagaaacaacatatgtgccattaatttctcCATGAAGATActtgcttttatggaagagccagagatagtggttccttattgcaaaatgtaatccaattaatattatgtaaattccgaaaacgTGCTGTCTATTGCGCGGTAAAAACActtaaatttcaagaagaaaactcttaaaaaactgttaaaatatttgtagtaGGAAGCCGTTTTTGACTACtttataagtaaaatttacgagcggtatttacaagaaaaaagtgtttaaaaaactcttaaaataggTATTAACCGTAATTTTTGAAcacgaaaaatgttcaaaatttttttaaaaaactccagtgatattttaagagtttttattAACacttttctcctaaaattttacttcTCGTAAACTCTACTTACAAAATAGCCAAACAGGGTTACCtaatacgaaaattttaacagtttttgagattattttttttttttttttttttttttttttttttttttaataggtcATTGCTACTACGGCTGCTATTAATGAAAATGCTGAGTCAAGTACACTTTAATAGAAAATCGTCactgatatttttcttctggcACTCCAttacaaattaattttatattctACATCAGATATGTTGTATCATCAGACAAAAATGAGGGAATCTTTCAAAACTTTTAGTCAATCGGCCCACATTACTTACAATTCCTCAACTAAAGTCATGGTGtcatttcttcttaaattttctcatctcttgattttttctcaattttgatggaaaattttctaattaaatCCAATCTTTCTCTTGAGATGTactgaatttttgtaaaaatagaaCTATTGATTATTTCATCTTCCCTCTATTTCTAAACACAAAAGGAATGtggattgccaaattttaaagcaaaGTGGTCACAGAATGAAGGGAAAAGAAATTTCAGGTTTATAACAACAATCCCCAAGTGAGATTCTTCATTTTCTCTGAGATTTTTCAGTCCTTGACGAATGTCAGTATTTTCCAGTTCCTGAAGTCCAAGAGGTAATGACTGACatattaaaatgtaaattattttctcatgaaattttcgaaaaagaaaaaatatctcaGAAAGCTCAGTAACAGTCAATCATGACATACATCAGTCATTTAAAGCTATTTTTATCCATTTTCTTATACCTAcaaaatagtttgaaaaaccTCTAAAGTACTTAATTCTCATACTTACTTTTGAAGAACGTAAAAATGCTCTTCCAAAACTCTTCGGACAAACTCCTTCAAGGTAAGTACACATCGAAATGATAGCTAAAACTTTGTACTGTACATCGAAGTTATCAGAGCTTTATATTCAAGGTTTCTGCACACTTAAAAGTAGGATATACTGTGCTCTGAACATAGCATTTCTCATTTCATAGTTATTCTCTTCAAACTACTAAAAATTGAGCCCTATCATAATATATACTGTCTGAGAACATTTTTCTAAGGGCACCTTCGCACAACGTTAGGAGGAAAGACAGAGAAAATTAAACTTCATGGTCGAACAACAGATACTGAATCttaattcctcaaaaatgcacCTGTAATTTATCGACAGTGAACCTGCAGGAATGCACATCTttgtttgcaaggttgcaaaCTCCCTTtcacacttcatttttaaatagaaaaatactcagcagcatttcttgaaaacttcagtgatttttcttctctgtgtgaagaatattccAAAAAGAATTTCAAGCCACTATGTTGGATCCTTTTCCTTTGAAAAGATTAAATAAGAGCAGAGATTTAGAAACACCGCAACtaagatatgcatttttgcagtttcaccatcaattttGGATCTCTGTGAGAGGATTAGAGAAGAGCTATAGCTACTCTTATGCAAGAGCTTGACAACCTCATAACACAGCCTCTCAATTTTCTGCCATCCCTAGTAGCAAtggctcttaaaaaaaattctacaaaaagttgtccaaaaaaaaaaaatgtaaaaaacttgtaaattttaagagtttgtaaagtttaagtaaaaatactcttaaaatactcgttttaggaaacccttttaGGGAAttcctttaaataaaaaaaaatagtgttatttttattaaaagaaaacataaaatttccgtgaaaaacAATAAACtatatcatcaatttttatgggctgcaACTTTTCCCTTCATACTTTTCTGTTTACCGcttgtttttccttgtttttgccTGCAGGAAGTTGAATTACGCAGggaaaaaaatacgtaaattttatcaattttaagtaaaaaaagccccaaaaagggtttcctgatacggatatttcaagagtttttttcacgtcattttcaagtggttttgaataaattttaagttctcttaaaatttatgagtttttttacaacttttctccAACAGCCACTGCTACTAGGGTTATTCTGATGCAGGAGCTTAACAACCTCATAACACAGCCTCTCAATTTTCTGCCAATTTGCATTTCTGTGGATATTTGTTGAGGGTAGCAGAGACTGGAAGACCTGCCACGTTAAAATTAACTGGGACACTGACTATGAGTCAGTTTGAGAATATCAGATTCCTTAAATAATTTATTGACCAATTATCCTTGAATGTAGCAAGCCCAATTGAGCTGATTGTTACCAAGTTGATTTCGATGAACTAATTCCACAAACACAAATTATCAGTTTGATGCTCTACTTTGACACGCTCCTTTTTTTAATGCCAAGTCTCCAAATTGATTATGCTCATGATAGCTCATTGCGTAATAACTGTCACagttggactgcgtttagcagaaagtaaccaagccacatcagccattgccaaaaacCAGGCAATTTAACTTCTCACAAGAGAACTTTTAGGCgaattcgtttgaaaattttaagaaattttcttcgcacttagcaggaaattcactgaaatccgCACAATtgtttccatgtaaaatattaaattgctcaattaaatttggcaatagctgatgtggcttactTCCTTTCTGATTAACACGGTCCAGTTGTAAATGCCTTCTCCAGTCTCtcatttttatcattaaattaatCCCTCATTATCgctttttcccccattttagCGCATTCAGACCACATCTTGAAATCTTTTCTCACACATGGTAAATAGTTCCCATGTAAGGGAAATGGTGCacttgcaacaaaaaaaaaaatcattttctcgCATGCTGCCAGTGCATCTCCATTATGGCTATCAACCTACAGAGGGTACACCATACTCTCATTTGCATTGGTATTGGTTCAGCGAATGAGTATATCTAATGACacagcaaaaaattgcaaccatGGCAATTCAGGATCTCTGTAAAGGCTCCAGCATTTAGCCAGTGGGAGGGAGTTAATTTTGGCGACTAGAGATTGTAAAAACCCACTAGGCGGTCATTTGCCAACATTAATGCGAAGCGCTTTGTCATGTACATTCAATTTACTGATAGGTGGACTGCATTtggcaatttggaactataaattatggcccggtttaaaaacaacgcatgtgctattagtatccctatgcacataagtgttttttcagatgagtcagaatttatagttccaaattgcaaaatgaagtccagttgATCTTCCATTTACAGGCTACTCGTTACAGCGAGTCGTTCCATGGAGCAATCTCATgaaattcaatattttgaagGTGCTATCACACAGCAGCTCATCCCTGCCCTGATAATAATACAAGTTAAAGATACAGACCAAACTCGATTCTAATCAAACATACCAGAATTAACTGAAGAAGGCTTTTCCGTTAGCGGATTGAGTTCTTTGATGTTGAAGATGCTGAGGTCGGAATCTGAGTCATCGATAATTTCACCATCCTCCAAATCAACATCAGAAGCGGAGGAGATTTCTTCCATTATTTCCAGGATGCAAAGTGTCAGGCAGTCATTTGCTAAAGCGAAGGGGAAAATCCTATTTTACCCGAacaagttccaaaaatttcatgttctaCACTACAAGGTTAAGTTGAGAGGACGTACGACTTGAGGAGACGAAAAGTTGAGTACCGCGATTTAAGTGTGGAAAAGGTGGCGTGAGTTACGAAATAGAAAAATGTCGGGTGCACACTAGAAacagaatgaggaaaaattgcgCAAAAAGACCGATATTAACGCATATTTTCTCTTCTCCTTGATCTCGTTTAGATGTTTACACTTTTTGTTTAGGATCGACGAATATCACTCAAATTAAGCGATATATCGAAAGCAATGAGGAACGCGAAAGAGGGGAATACTGCATTACCTCCAACGGCATTACCTCCACAAGACTcccctgcgatatatcgaatcgattgtGGCAATGTGACCCAAGAGGGGTTGCGGCCAAAAGCCGACAGAGAGCGCTGAAActcatacaatgttgccagtctgTGGTTTATGATGTGTTGCTTGTTaaacgaaatgaaggcgcgaaACCAATCAGCAAATGCCCGTTCTTCTCAACAAGCCAGTTGTACGGTGGATTAAtcgcaatgaaaattgaaggcgatacaTTGTTCAAAACAAATAGTTTTCTCGACTGACCCCTTTAGTCCACATAACTCTGCCGAAACGACCCCGAACTGTGTTGCTTTTCTTGTGTGAGTCGCTTTGTTGATCTTTAGTTTGATTTTCTCGGACCGATAATGGCCCAGCCCATATATGAAGGATATCAATGAAATGAAGCGACATTTGGACTCTCTTAATAAATGTTCAACGATACTACAGAACATGAATGATCGGATGGAAATGCCGAGATTGTGGCAGTTGGTCGATATCAGTCCGTCGACAGCAAAATATATTCCCCTGCTCTCTGCTCTCATCAGCCGGTAAAAAAACGGTGACGTTACGTCCCCCTGCGGTTTTGGGCGTTGGTCGCAGAGATGTTAAACTTCATGAGTTTTTATcatgacgtggtcgaactggcatgcgatcatgcgatacatcgcatcgattaagtCCAAAATCTCTGTAACAGAGGCGTGcgaaggggggccgccccccccccccagaatttgaaatagtctcatttgccccccccccccccagaaattctggatggtgtaAAAACACCTTCTTTGATGCACGAATAACttgttaaatgcaacaatttgaaagtattttaacctgtAACTGCATAAAATTGGGTAACTTGGTATAAAAATTgtaggaagattagcgccacggaTACCTGtagagatgcgctcaaatagagttatttcaaaaatattcccccttccgatggggggggggggggggggagatagcGAGTAGTGCGGGAAATGATCGatatttatcccccccccccctcaaaaaaataaaaataatttcaaagatcCCGGAAATTCTCATACTAAACTTAATAAATTGAGAATGTCTGTCCTTGAAACTGGatagtttcaaaactttaatcggccgccattttgaaatgatgTTAGACAGATTTGATCTTCCAGTATGCGCAATAAGCCCCTTTTATGCCAATTCTAACCATATGGACCGAAAAAACGATATTTGAAAAtgctgaccccccccccccccccgcaccgtGACTCATTTGGGCCAGTGGCACACCTTCACAAAAAACGTTGAAACTTCGTCCCGCGTAATTTTTCGCGAAAACGCCAAAAAAAGCattaaaaagttccaaaaagctTTCCTTTAGGTCAAAAAAGCTGAAAGTTGTGACAGCCAATCACAGTGTGACATTCCATGATGACGTAGAGAGGCGATGTTTACATTTGatgtccatataactcaatgtTAAATTAGCGACTTTCAtagatgaaaaatgaatattatttGCCTTCCACTTGAACATATATGATTGCCATTCGAAAACTGAATCAACAAATTCGCTGGAAAAAACCTCGTCGGctcaaaaactgaataaaatctCTATTTCCTCGAGTTGATACAACGCATTCCGAAAGCTAACCTCCAAACCGGACATGCGAAGTGCGAACGCGAACTGTGAGGGTTTTGgttttgtgtgaaatttttagtgaagtttttaaatttctatAAAAATGCCAATGCCTCAAACAGCAGCAGGCTTCGTCCAAGCCTGCCCTGGAAATCTGCCGGGGCTGGACACTGCCATGCTGatagaattttttcagaatccAATGTTCCAAGAGCCTGAGCTCAGGCATGTGAAAACTATGAGGTAGGTCCGTAAATCTTTTCTCCCCTATTTTATTTGGCTGCTTACGCTTTTGAGGAATCATCTACTTTCTTCAGAATTTTATTGTCATAAGCGGGATTGTAAAACATCCATACTCTATGATTTCAAACTATCAGGCATTATGACTTGGTCGGATCTATTTTGTCAGATCCAAATAAgtcccttgaattttttttgccaCAACCCGGACTTTTGAAACAGACACCCAAGTCTGATGAGCTAACTACTGGGCCACTTCAATAAGctaaatcaaaaatcaaagtttgattGTCTTGGCAATGTCATGGTCATTTTATTCAGAATGGTTTCCAATGGAAGCATTGCAGTGTTCTTCGACGGGTTTTGATCATCTCCGAATCAGTCTTTGATGATTAGTCAGACACAGTTTATAAAAGGAGCCACAACTATTGCTACCTAATGTGAAGGAGAAACTCTCATATCATGTTTCTCGAttcttcagtttcaaaatctttgctctcattttattccTCTCAAAGGAAAGTAAGAATGTTGCTCGAAATTCAATGTAtctctgccaaacagaactatgtgcataaattCATGAGCCCTGAGAGCCGTAGGAATATATGCAATACACGGCTCATCtcataatgcaaatagttccgatTGACAGAAGTACGTTAAATTAAGGAACTACTCctgaaaaacataaaaaataaataatattgacCAAAAATGTAACGATTCTGAATGAGGGGTGGTGCATGACAACCTGATGAAGAGAGGTTGTATACATGAGATCCTCGGAATGTAGTAATAATGTGCtggtgaaaaatcagtatcCTATAAACTTACTAATTTcgtaataattttcatttttgttcttCATATGGCTGcctttaaaaatacaatttatggCTTTCAGATCAACTCGTGTCTCTTATGGCGATAACGCTGTGGGTTATGTGCAAGTGAAACGCGAGGGTGGGACATGCCATGTAATGGCAAAAATAACACCCGAACATCGCATCAACAGCCCACCATATCAGGTTCATGTAGTTATTGacgagaaagaagaaaaagtgaagGAAGCGTATTGTGCTGATTGTGCTGGAAGTGCTGGTAAATATTAAAAGTTCATTCAAACTCATATGTCCTTAACATTTCGTTCTCTTCATTATTTGCtacaatttccaatttttcgattGCAATCAGATTGTCTTGTAATGCTGAAGACTATTTGCCATGAATGTTTAGCGGTGAAGATGAAACCATCCTGGAATAGTTTAGAAATGGatgggaaagaaaaattaaaaccagtTCGCTTCGCTAGTCTGAATAAGCATGGAAGcataatttataaatttgtgAAGAAGGTTGGAATGTAAGTTTTGGCTTAACTCAAAAATTCAACAACTTTCAAATTGTAAAGGTGAGAgacaaatttcaaatatttttcaatatttaaattttaaagatattCAACAAAGCAAATGTAGATAATATGTCCAGTTGTTAAAATGCACATCCTTGTTATGTTACACCTCACAGCAAACAGGGTCAAAGGCCTGATTTCCACCTCTTTGTCCTGAATTAACCTTTCTGTACCAATACTTAGCCTTTGTTTCTTTGTTTCACAGATTGTTGCAAACACGCTGTGGCATTTGTCGCTTGGCTGCACCGCGAGGCCGAAAAGAAATCGGTCACGGATGTCCAAAGCTATTGGCACAAATCAAAACTATCAAGCATTAAGACCTCAACTCCGGAAGATATGAGGTTGGAGAAAATGGTTAAGCAAAAGGTCGCTGCAGTTGTTGACAATGACGCAGCTAATACACAAGAAGAAGCCTTCTATAAAGAGCTTACCAAGGAGCTATGCAAGAATAAATCTTGCTCATCTTTGCTGAAGCAACATttgagtgtcaaattttcatacgCAATTCACCATTTGTTAATGAAATTTATAGGTTCTGGCTGCAATGTAAATGCTGACGATTTCGTACTTTTTTGTAGCAGCATTATGAAGGAAGATGAGTGTAAGAAGTTGGCGAGACTAACTGCGAGTCAAGCCGATGACTCGCTATGGTTCGATTTTCGTCTCGGTAGGGTCACAGGCTCTAAAGCTCACGAAGCATCGCGATGCAAGACTGATGATGGAGTTACCGTCAATAGTGTGCTGGGAGTCCAGAAATTTAGGGAAACAGAAGCTATGAAACGAGGAAAAGACTTAGAGCCCCTGGTGCGaaaagcatttcaaaatcatataaAGACTCCAATCTCATGCAGCGGTTTTGTAATGAGTGGTAAGCACCCTGTATTTGGAGCCTCACCGGATGGTCTAACGAGGACTCACATCGTTGAAATTAAGTGTCCTGTCAAAATGGAAacatttaataaatattttaaggatgTAAATAGCAGTGAGCCAGAGCCAGCCCCTATTCGAGTCGCGCAAATGGACTGGCAAATGAAAATGTGTGGGAAAAGGAAGGGTTATTTCGTTGTTGCCTAcccaaattttaaagaaacggGTTTATTTAAAGTGGCAGAAGTCACACTAGACAGTGATCGCATCCAAAATACAATGAATGACGCATTggatttttggaagaaatttattTTCCCAAAGCTTGTGGATAGCATCTTAGGTGTTCGTGTATCATAATAAACTAGATGAGCCGAAAAGATATTTTCAAACCCAACTTTATTTGTTGTTTGTAAATTTTGTACTGCAATGCATACGGATAAATTATTTCGGGTAATGCAGGAACGTGTCCGACTTTGttcacttttcaaaatgactaacGCAAATTTCACTATGTCTTAacataatataattatttttatattcaatCTACagttaaaatgtttcttttaagTCATTTCATGATTATCTCAGATTAACTTGGTAACTCAATAAACACCAGTTAAAGAGAGGCAGATTATGCAATAGAATACAATGGCTACTCAGCATAATTTGCATTGAAATTCCCtgttaaaattgtaaat is a window from the Bemisia tabaci chromosome 10, PGI_BMITA_v3 genome containing:
- the LOC109039205 gene encoding uncharacterized protein isoform X1, with the translated sequence MQKISSDYHFYQKYMTEQCVVCYSDKTIPVKPTIVRLILCFFCPIASIEECYTFSTALIYLSLVTGSDILLFPVHSPSPKKKLNKSKENKKVDFDGTKLVIQIPGLADSAKSRGDRPRHKSHHHRRRKKADKIYEDWNRSIDLLTSPKKRKKPVRSSNKYSSCESLSNEWRSSKKTCVEPKQYHVPVEGNPLLAKLLYAGDINPASVILKEKNGKNEKPQVINLISDVSSTDLSVDHDVKSPMFSTTLSDVTDGGSDDFVTNQNAKAPSVHHTKLSASSSDIVAASDPITTYNRNCQNITEPPSSGTLSETAKIFCNSEPLKHTPIIHIDGTSEICGQACEVKDFDTTIAPKNLSQSYLSYNNKSDQNDVYSPETFTPFDYNTLQDSETLELRAALANKSDLVSENYDCIPMSCSEDEDLSSVDSKSDKSEDLKPQQQNNDTDSEEEEELRLRISALKTWLQRKYGKTKPGENQSAFQSPMEGEIEQPESSLTKIASSSSEKEVSQKNNSPDMLSSHSGPIQSFVDTPLSPSVDSDQSCSSNAAISRNQRTSSVIDRIPSPLPAEEIINEQREDKEMDGPQDEADLKKETSVATIDNSLLDEEASENYELALRSLLVSKLLKQKLENSNDLLTESNLINKASSSLISKSPGKISSNSKTSQSSKLIVNSKYRTVNSTKTVAQNLKNSANKSGLIHCDSFQSKYVFNNFYEPPSQVEDSKHLSSISNFKIPVVEKFVIHLSEDSDYDSDESECKTAPHEKGAGSSESSSGNAVKIPMVVPKSKSSSKITESTQRMVGESCSTTSIHNTGRDKSPVSKTALSDRQNRVTKSSRLQTEKSRRDTLEFQTRKTNSAAITSKLVKTSGADKLAVLSSPRKITSSSSLVSMDGSETESTSVLKEAKNVSNSPSSHEKLGKANSMLISNVLVPVEKKLLKSRLNLLTNLDSMQGCVSSCEENASKCSKSFAKIVQLQKALKMATSEYKTQFKSLKDSLQCYKVQSQKVSSCLGEYAQTQKDCAKAGKQILGPNYKTPNEGMSAMAMKFKLMKEKKLELLNNASIAAEIKKANFSSDASSTTVSAALKSISEGSAQDKSLDPTAIPTIMVTNADSSDHRKSTSNVSQPGDVSVEITCHKAVEAKTVINASCDSSSVQVSAADSATLIGSSQKIVLGNPEPSSGNVSGDTCENESTALRSNERVGTSSSPQISSPPPLPEALLAMLEVMECEESKKEGVSKCQQKFTKYTPVLSSLSRSSGRDEKYSVDSIICPFNLQGTCRDETCEYKHLPN